A genomic window from Streptomyces brevispora includes:
- a CDS encoding ATP-dependent helicase: MSSSSTTRHSPHRQARQQTTGAYRLVRTLPGSVDPPLLDAAQRAVVDHPGGPLLVLAGPGTGKTTTLVETVAARVARGADPARILVLTFSRKAAVELRDRMAARLGAVRGPQATTFHSFCYALVRAHQDADLFADPLRLLSGPEQDVTVRDLLAGQLDLEKRGHAHIRWPDELRACLTTRGFADEVRAVLARSRELGLGADALADFARRTGRPDWSAAAEFLAEYLDVLDAQGVLDYAELVHRAVLLAERPEVSALLAGSYDLVFVDEYQDTDPAQVRLLHALAGNRGSAPGGGGGRNLIAFGDPDQSIYAFRGADVNGILDFPEVFRRADGAPAPVGVLTTSRRSGAGLLEATRLLTRRMPMTRLPAAKVRAHRDLGAVREGGTVETYTYPTASTELDNIADLLRRAHLEDGVPWREMAVLVRAGGRTIPAVRRALTSAGVPLEVDGDDLPLRHEPAVAPLLTALRTVATAALSRGAGAAADVTDTADAEDAADAADAADVTDAADPDAAPDDESPAAGPRAWLDTETALTLLASPLGSMDAADLRRLGRALRDEERAAGNRVPAPSGELLARALAEPERLVAHDPAYARGAQRLGALLRKARELLEGGGTAEEALWELWSGTPWPGRLERAALRGGAGGRNADRDLDAVCALFDTAARAEERTGGRGALNFLEEVDAQDIAADTLSRRSVRPDAVRLMTAHRSKGLEWRMVVVAGVQEGLWPDLRRRGSLLEADRIGRDGLAEPLTPGALLAEERRLFYVAATRARERLVVTAVKAPADDGDQPSRFLSELGVEPRDVTGRPRRPLAVAALVAELRATTVDPDASDTLREEAAHRLARLAALTDDEGQPLVPSAHPYRWWGLYEPTRSAVPLRDRDQPVALSGSALDQLANTCALQWFLGREVKADAPATAAQGFGNVIHVLADEVASGRTPADLAVLMERLDSVWDGLVFDAPWKSKQEKEQARVALERFLHWHVMDRTGRTPAASEHDFDVTLDAGEYEVRIRGSMDRVERDAEGRAYVVDFKTGKQSPTKDEVARHPQLAVYQLAVREGAVDEVFDGRRPESGGAELVQLRQPAPKKEGGDAVPKVQAQQPPDTEWVSDLLATAAGRVLDERFTPTSGQHCTHCTFKASCSAQPEGRHVLE; encoded by the coding sequence GTGAGCTCCTCCTCCACCACCCGGCACAGTCCGCACCGTCAGGCACGGCAGCAGACCACGGGCGCGTACCGACTGGTGCGTACCCTGCCGGGCTCCGTGGATCCCCCTCTCCTGGACGCGGCGCAGCGCGCGGTGGTTGATCACCCCGGCGGGCCGCTGCTGGTCCTCGCCGGACCGGGCACGGGCAAGACCACCACGCTCGTCGAGACCGTCGCCGCACGCGTCGCCCGGGGAGCCGATCCCGCCCGCATCCTGGTCCTCACCTTCAGCCGCAAGGCCGCCGTCGAACTGCGCGACCGGATGGCCGCCCGGCTCGGCGCCGTCCGCGGCCCGCAGGCCACCACGTTCCACTCCTTCTGTTACGCCCTGGTCCGCGCCCATCAGGACGCCGACCTCTTCGCCGACCCGCTGCGGCTGCTCTCCGGGCCGGAACAGGACGTCACGGTCCGCGATCTGCTGGCCGGCCAGCTCGATCTGGAGAAGCGGGGCCACGCCCACATCCGCTGGCCCGACGAGCTGCGGGCCTGCCTGACCACGCGCGGCTTCGCCGACGAGGTGCGCGCGGTGCTCGCCCGCAGCCGTGAGCTGGGTCTCGGCGCGGACGCCCTCGCCGACTTCGCCCGGCGCACCGGGCGGCCCGACTGGAGCGCCGCCGCCGAATTCCTCGCCGAGTACCTGGACGTGCTCGACGCCCAGGGAGTGCTGGACTACGCGGAGCTCGTGCACCGGGCGGTGCTGCTCGCGGAGCGCCCCGAGGTGTCGGCGCTGCTGGCCGGGAGTTACGACCTGGTGTTCGTCGACGAGTACCAGGACACCGACCCGGCGCAGGTACGGCTGCTGCACGCGCTGGCCGGGAACCGGGGGAGCGCCCCGGGTGGCGGCGGTGGCCGGAACCTGATCGCGTTCGGCGACCCGGACCAGTCGATCTACGCCTTCCGCGGCGCCGATGTGAACGGCATCCTCGACTTCCCCGAGGTGTTCCGGCGGGCGGACGGCGCTCCGGCCCCGGTCGGCGTCCTCACCACCTCGCGCCGCTCCGGCGCCGGGCTGCTGGAGGCCACCCGGCTGCTCACCCGGCGGATGCCGATGACCAGGCTCCCCGCGGCGAAGGTCCGCGCCCACCGGGACCTCGGCGCGGTCCGCGAGGGCGGCACCGTCGAGACGTACACCTACCCCACGGCCTCCACCGAGCTCGACAACATCGCCGACCTGCTGCGCCGGGCGCATCTGGAGGACGGGGTGCCGTGGCGCGAGATGGCGGTGCTGGTGCGGGCCGGCGGCCGCACGATTCCCGCGGTGCGCCGGGCCCTGACCTCGGCGGGCGTGCCGCTGGAGGTCGACGGCGACGACCTGCCGCTGCGCCACGAGCCGGCGGTGGCCCCGCTCCTGACCGCCCTGCGCACGGTGGCCACGGCGGCGCTGAGCCGGGGCGCGGGTGCCGCCGCGGACGTCACGGACACCGCGGATGCAGAGGACGCCGCGGACGCCGCGGATGCAGCAGACGTCACGGACGCCGCGGATCCGGACGCCGCCCCCGACGACGAGTCCCCCGCCGCGGGACCGCGGGCCTGGCTCGACACCGAGACCGCCCTGACGCTCCTCGCCTCCCCCCTCGGCTCCATGGACGCCGCCGATCTGCGCCGTCTGGGCCGGGCCCTGCGCGACGAGGAACGCGCCGCCGGGAACCGGGTGCCCGCACCCTCCGGCGAACTGCTGGCCCGCGCCCTGGCCGAGCCGGAGCGGCTCGTCGCGCACGATCCGGCGTACGCCCGTGGCGCGCAGCGTCTCGGGGCCCTGCTGCGCAAGGCGCGCGAACTCCTGGAAGGCGGCGGCACCGCCGAGGAGGCCCTGTGGGAGCTGTGGTCCGGCACCCCCTGGCCGGGCAGGCTGGAGCGTGCCGCGCTGCGCGGTGGCGCGGGCGGCCGCAACGCCGACCGCGATCTCGACGCGGTCTGCGCCCTGTTCGACACCGCGGCCCGCGCCGAGGAGCGCACCGGAGGCCGCGGCGCGCTCAACTTCCTGGAAGAGGTCGACGCCCAGGACATCGCCGCCGACACCCTCTCCCGGCGTTCCGTGCGGCCCGACGCCGTACGGCTGATGACCGCGCACCGGTCGAAGGGCCTGGAGTGGCGCATGGTCGTCGTCGCCGGGGTGCAGGAAGGCCTCTGGCCCGACCTGCGCCGCCGCGGCTCGCTGCTCGAGGCGGACCGGATCGGCCGCGACGGTCTCGCCGAGCCCCTCACCCCCGGCGCCCTTCTCGCCGAGGAGCGCCGGCTCTTCTACGTCGCGGCCACCCGCGCCCGCGAACGCCTCGTCGTCACCGCGGTCAAGGCACCCGCCGACGACGGCGACCAGCCGTCCCGCTTCCTCTCCGAACTCGGCGTCGAACCCCGCGACGTCACCGGCCGTCCGCGCCGCCCCCTCGCGGTCGCCGCCCTCGTCGCCGAACTGCGCGCCACGACCGTCGACCCCGACGCGTCCGACACCCTGCGCGAGGAGGCCGCCCACCGCCTCGCCCGGCTCGCCGCGCTCACCGACGACGAGGGCCAGCCGCTCGTACCGTCGGCCCATCCCTACCGCTGGTGGGGTCTGTACGAGCCGACCCGCTCGGCCGTCCCGCTGCGCGACCGGGACCAGCCCGTCGCCCTCTCCGGCAGCGCGCTCGACCAGCTGGCCAACACCTGCGCGCTCCAGTGGTTCCTCGGCCGCGAGGTGAAGGCCGACGCCCCGGCGACCGCCGCCCAGGGCTTCGGCAACGTCATCCACGTACTCGCCGACGAGGTGGCCTCCGGCCGTACGCCCGCCGACCTGGCCGTCCTCATGGAGCGGCTCGACTCGGTCTGGGACGGACTGGTCTTCGACGCCCCCTGGAAGTCGAAGCAGGAGAAGGAACAGGCGCGCGTCGCCCTCGAACGGTTCCTGCACTGGCACGTCATGGACCGCACCGGCCGCACCCCGGCCGCCAGCGAGCACGACTTCGACGTGACGCTCGATGCGGGGGAGTACGAGGTGCGCATCCGTGGCTCCATGGACCGCGTGGAGCGGGACGCCGAGGGCCGGGCCTACGTCGTCGACTTCAAGACCGGCAAGCAGTCCCCGACGAAGGACGAGGTCGCCCGCCACCCCCAGCTCGCCGTCTACCAGCTGGCCGTCCGGGAAGGGGCGGTCGACGAGGTCTTCGACGGCCGGCGCCCCGAGTCCGGCGGCGCCGAACTCGTACAGCTGCGCCAGCCCGCCCCGAAGAAGGAGGGTGGTGACGCCGTCCCCAAGGTGCAGGCCCAGCAGCCGCCGGACACCGAGTGGGTCTCCGACCTGCTGGCGACCGCCGCGGGCCGCGTCCTGGACGAACGGTTCACCCCGACGAGCGGCCAGCACTGCACCCACTGCACCTTCAAGGCCTCGTGCAGCGCCCAGCCGGAGGGCCGGCACGTCCTGGAGTGA
- a CDS encoding SAM-dependent methyltransferase — protein sequence MSADAPAPAPGSPDATAELRKRIDTTKAHPARVYDVFLGGKDNYPADRDAAAMALVANPRGYLTVRHNRDFMRRAVTLAAKGGTRQFLDVGTGLPTQQNVHQIAQAVAPDSRVVYVDNDPVVLVHAQALLTSGPEGRTDYVEADLRDPAKILEAARRTLDFDRPIALVLAAVLHFIEDDEAYPIVKQLVDALPSGSHLVLSNVSSDLNPEQVGQVTKAFKERGFAMVRRSHAQVERFVTDNGLDMLDPGVVPVHRWRPERVIDLPEAKDPDAEFVAGLDKLDRTRYRDINDVTDADVSVYGVMARKP from the coding sequence ATGAGTGCCGATGCCCCCGCACCTGCCCCCGGCTCCCCGGACGCCACAGCCGAACTCAGGAAGCGCATCGACACCACGAAGGCGCACCCGGCCCGCGTCTACGACGTCTTCCTCGGCGGCAAGGACAACTACCCGGCCGACCGCGATGCCGCGGCCATGGCCCTCGTCGCCAATCCGCGCGGTTACCTCACCGTGCGCCACAACCGGGACTTCATGCGGCGAGCGGTGACCCTCGCCGCCAAGGGCGGGACCCGGCAGTTCCTGGATGTCGGCACGGGGCTGCCGACGCAGCAGAACGTGCACCAGATCGCGCAGGCCGTCGCGCCCGATTCGCGTGTCGTGTACGTCGACAACGACCCGGTCGTCCTGGTGCACGCGCAGGCCCTGCTCACCAGCGGTCCCGAGGGCCGTACCGACTACGTCGAGGCGGATCTGCGCGACCCCGCCAAGATCCTCGAAGCCGCCCGCCGCACCCTCGACTTCGACCGCCCCATCGCCCTCGTCCTCGCCGCCGTACTCCACTTCATCGAGGACGACGAGGCCTACCCGATCGTCAAGCAGCTCGTGGACGCGCTGCCGTCGGGCAGCCATCTCGTCCTGAGCAACGTCAGCTCGGATCTCAACCCCGAGCAGGTCGGTCAGGTGACGAAGGCGTTCAAGGAGCGCGGCTTCGCCATGGTCCGCCGCTCGCACGCCCAGGTGGAGCGTTTCGTGACCGACAACGGTCTGGACATGCTCGACCCCGGGGTCGTGCCGGTGCACCGCTGGCGTCCCGAGCGGGTCATCGATCTGCCCGAGGCGAAGGACCCCGACGCGGAGTTCGTGGCGGGCCTGGACAAGCTGGACCGGACGCGCTATCGGGACATCAACGACGTCACCGACGCGGACGTCAGTGTGTACGGAGTGATGGCCCGCAAGCCGTGA
- a CDS encoding ATP-dependent DNA helicase: MSSHITDPEQLKELLGIPFTPEQTACITAPPAPQVIVAGAGSGKTTVMAARVVWLVGTGQVAPEQVLGLTFTNKAAGELAERVRKALIAAGVTDPDAIDPDNPPGEPSISTYHAFAGRLLTEHGLRIGLEPTTRLLADATRFQLAARVLREAPGPYPALTRSFPTLVSDLLALDAELAEHLVRPEQLAEYDTELLRTLETAKLSNAELRKIPETAEARRELLSLTRRYREAKRSRDLLDFGDQIALSAQLALTRPEVGAILREEYRVVLLDEYQDTSVAQRLLLSALFGSGPDGLASGHAVTAVGDPCQAIYGWRGASVANLDDFPDHFPQADGAPATRYSLSENRRSGGRLLRLANGLAEPLRAMHEGVEALRPAPGAERDGLVRCALLRTHTEEIDWLADSIAHLVRTGKAPGEIAVLCRTAGDFPEIQAALVARDIPVEVVGLSGLLHLPEVADLVAVCEVLQDPGANASLVRLLTGPRWRIGPRDLALLGRRARLLVHRAAHGGDEDFDPDRRLAEAVEGVDPAEVISLADALDTFLDSGGEQDDRLPFSTEARIRFARLATELRDLRRSLADPLMDVLHRVLTTTGLEVELSASPQALAARRRETLANFLDVAARFAAVDGEATLLAFLGFLRTAAQYEKGLDNALPGGENTVKVLTAHKSKGLEWDVVAVPGLVTGQFPSGQSRDAWTSQSKFLPHALRGDTATLPVIHSFDAKGLKGFKEEMKEHQHTEELRLGYVTFTRPRTLLLGSGHWWGPSQKKPRGPSGFLHALYEHCVAGHGEIEAWEDEPAEDEENPALAESAADHAWPLPLDDTALARRRAAADTVMAHLNALAAGGPAAGTRAAPHGAAEPPPLPDELYLHEAPFPDEPPLDEAPFPDDDPFLDEAPFPDDGPLPDEGPLSDEGPFRNEAPFRDDGPPPVPPVTPVPPVPYVPAARAPERVPPRLTPEESRTLASWDRDLDALAGELRRARATVRDVLVPASLSATQLLRLADDPDGFAQELARPMPRPPQPAARRGTRFHAWVESRFEELPLPMLGPDELPGGDESDADIADERDLAELKEAFERTPYARRIPYRVETPFQITLAGRVIRGRIDAVYRTGDTYEIVDWKTSRTNTADPLQLAVYRLAWAELHGLPLTGVTATFLFVRSGESVRPTRLPGRPELERILLDEPPPTAR; this comes from the coding sequence GTGTCCTCACACATCACCGATCCCGAGCAGCTCAAGGAGTTGCTCGGAATCCCCTTCACCCCGGAGCAGACGGCGTGCATCACCGCGCCGCCCGCCCCTCAGGTGATCGTCGCCGGAGCCGGGTCGGGGAAGACCACGGTGATGGCGGCCCGCGTGGTGTGGCTCGTCGGGACCGGACAGGTCGCCCCCGAGCAGGTCCTCGGGCTCACCTTCACCAACAAGGCGGCCGGCGAGCTGGCGGAGCGCGTCCGCAAGGCCCTGATCGCCGCCGGCGTCACCGATCCGGACGCCATCGATCCGGACAACCCGCCCGGCGAGCCCAGCATCTCCACGTACCACGCGTTCGCCGGCCGGCTCCTGACCGAGCACGGGCTGCGGATCGGGCTCGAACCCACCACCCGCCTCCTCGCCGACGCCACCCGCTTTCAGCTCGCCGCCCGCGTACTGCGCGAGGCCCCCGGCCCGTACCCGGCCCTGACCAGGTCGTTCCCCACCCTGGTCAGCGACCTGCTGGCGCTCGACGCCGAGCTGGCCGAACACCTCGTACGCCCCGAACAGCTCGCGGAGTACGACACCGAACTGCTCCGCACCCTGGAGACCGCCAAGCTCAGCAATGCCGAACTGCGCAAGATCCCCGAGACCGCCGAGGCCCGCCGCGAGCTGCTCTCCCTGACCCGGCGCTACCGGGAGGCGAAGCGGAGCCGCGACCTCCTCGACTTCGGTGACCAGATCGCGCTCTCCGCGCAGCTCGCCCTCACCCGACCCGAGGTCGGGGCGATCCTGCGCGAGGAGTACCGGGTCGTCCTGCTCGACGAGTACCAGGACACCTCCGTCGCCCAGCGGCTCCTGCTCTCCGCCCTCTTCGGCAGCGGCCCCGACGGCCTCGCGTCCGGGCACGCGGTCACCGCCGTCGGCGACCCCTGCCAGGCCATCTACGGCTGGCGCGGCGCCTCCGTCGCCAACCTCGACGACTTCCCGGACCACTTTCCGCAGGCCGACGGCGCCCCCGCCACCCGCTACTCCCTCAGCGAGAACCGCCGCAGCGGCGGCCGCCTCCTCCGCCTCGCCAACGGCCTCGCCGAACCTCTGCGCGCCATGCACGAGGGCGTCGAGGCCCTGCGCCCCGCCCCCGGCGCCGAACGCGACGGCCTCGTCCGCTGCGCCCTGCTGCGCACCCACACCGAGGAGATCGACTGGCTCGCCGACTCGATCGCCCACCTCGTGCGGACCGGCAAGGCACCCGGTGAGATCGCCGTCCTGTGCCGCACCGCGGGCGACTTCCCGGAGATCCAGGCCGCCCTGGTCGCCCGGGACATCCCGGTCGAGGTCGTCGGTCTCTCCGGGCTGCTCCACCTCCCCGAGGTCGCCGACCTCGTCGCGGTCTGCGAGGTCCTCCAGGACCCGGGGGCCAACGCCTCCCTGGTCCGGCTGCTCACCGGCCCCCGCTGGCGGATCGGCCCCCGTGACCTGGCGCTGCTCGGCCGCCGGGCCCGCCTCCTCGTGCACCGCGCGGCCCATGGCGGCGACGAGGACTTCGACCCCGACCGCCGCCTCGCCGAAGCCGTCGAAGGCGTCGACCCGGCCGAGGTGATCTCGCTGGCCGACGCCCTCGACACCTTCCTCGACTCAGGGGGCGAGCAGGACGACCGCCTGCCGTTCTCCACCGAGGCCCGCATCCGCTTCGCCCGGCTCGCCACCGAACTGCGCGACCTGCGCCGCTCGCTCGCCGACCCCCTGATGGACGTACTGCACCGGGTCCTCACCACCACCGGACTCGAGGTCGAGCTCTCCGCGTCCCCGCAGGCCCTGGCGGCCCGCCGCCGCGAGACCCTCGCCAACTTCCTCGACGTCGCGGCCCGCTTCGCCGCCGTCGACGGGGAGGCCACCCTCCTCGCCTTCCTCGGCTTCCTGCGCACCGCCGCGCAGTACGAGAAGGGCCTGGACAACGCGCTGCCCGGCGGCGAGAACACCGTCAAGGTCCTCACCGCCCACAAGTCCAAGGGCCTCGAATGGGACGTCGTCGCCGTGCCCGGCCTGGTCACCGGCCAGTTCCCCAGCGGCCAGTCCCGCGACGCCTGGACCTCCCAGTCCAAGTTTCTCCCGCACGCCCTGCGCGGCGACACGGCCACACTGCCCGTCATCCACTCCTTCGACGCCAAGGGCCTCAAGGGCTTCAAGGAGGAGATGAAGGAGCACCAGCACACCGAGGAACTGCGTCTCGGATACGTCACCTTCACCCGGCCCCGCACCCTGTTGCTCGGCTCCGGCCACTGGTGGGGCCCGAGCCAGAAGAAGCCGCGCGGCCCGTCCGGCTTCCTGCACGCGCTGTACGAGCACTGCGTGGCCGGTCACGGCGAGATCGAGGCGTGGGAGGACGAGCCGGCCGAGGACGAGGAGAACCCCGCCCTGGCCGAGTCGGCGGCCGACCACGCCTGGCCGCTGCCCCTGGACGACACCGCGCTGGCCCGCCGCAGGGCCGCCGCGGACACGGTGATGGCCCACCTGAACGCGCTGGCCGCCGGGGGCCCCGCGGCGGGCACGCGTGCTGCGCCGCACGGGGCGGCGGAGCCACCGCCCTTGCCGGACGAGCTGTACCTCCACGAGGCGCCTTTCCCGGACGAGCCGCCCCTCGACGAGGCGCCGTTCCCCGACGACGATCCCTTCCTGGACGAGGCCCCTTTCCCGGACGACGGGCCGCTTCCGGACGAGGGTCCCCTCAGCGACGAGGGTCCCTTCCGCAACGAGGCACCTTTCCGCGACGACGGGCCGCCGCCGGTCCCGCCCGTCACGCCGGTCCCGCCCGTCCCGTACGTCCCCGCAGCCCGGGCGCCCGAGAGGGTCCCCCCGCGTCTCACCCCCGAGGAGTCCCGCACCCTCGCCTCCTGGGACCGCGACCTCGATGCCCTCGCCGGGGAGCTGCGCCGGGCCCGGGCCACCGTGCGCGACGTCCTCGTACCCGCCTCGCTCTCCGCCACCCAGCTGCTGCGTCTCGCCGACGACCCCGACGGCTTCGCCCAGGAGCTGGCCCGTCCCATGCCCCGCCCCCCGCAGCCCGCCGCCCGCCGCGGCACCCGCTTCCACGCCTGGGTCGAGTCCCGCTTCGAGGAACTGCCACTGCCCATGCTCGGCCCCGACGAGCTGCCCGGCGGCGACGAGAGCGATGCCGACATCGCCGACGAACGCGATCTCGCCGAGCTGAAGGAGGCCTTCGAGCGCACCCCGTACGCCCGCCGCATCCCCTACCGCGTCGAGACGCCGTTCCAGATCACCCTGGCCGGCCGGGTGATCCGGGGCCGCATCGACGCGGTGTACCGCACCGGGGACACGTACGAGATCGTCGACTGGAAGACCAGCCGCACCAACACCGCGGACCCCCTCCAGCTCGCCGTCTACCGTCTCGCCTGGGCCGAACTGCACGGCCTGCCGCTCACCGGCGTCACGGCCACCTTCCTCTTCGTACGAAGCGGCGAGAGCGTCCGCCCCACCCGCCTCCCGGGCCGCCCGGAGCTGGAGCGGATCCTCCTGGACGAGCCACCGCCCACGGCCCGATAG
- a CDS encoding dipeptidase, which produces MSDTPDSAVRTYTEQHRTAFLDDLAEWLRIPSVSAQPEHDGDVRRSAAWLSAKLKETGFPVAEIWETDGAPAVFAEWPSDDPDAPTVLVYGHHDVQPAAREDGWDTDPFEPVIRDGRVYGRGAADDKGQVFFHTLGVRAHLAATGRTTPAVHLKLLVEGEEESGSPHFRALVEQRAARLAADAVIVSDTGMWDETTPTVCTGMRGLAECEIELHGPGQDIHSGSFGGAVPNPATEIARLVAALHDADGRVAVPGFYDGVAELTATERTLFAELPFDEAAWLRTARSQAASGEAGYSTLERIWARPTAEVNGIGGGYQGAGSKTIIPSSARVKISFRLVAGQDPAHVQQAVQAWAEARIPAGVRHRITFLPATRPCLTPLDHPALQAVARAMGRAFGQKILFTREGGSGPAADLQDVLGAPVLFLGISVPSDGWHAPNEKVELDLLLKGVETTAHLWGELAAALR; this is translated from the coding sequence ATGAGCGATACCCCGGACAGCGCCGTCCGTACGTACACCGAGCAGCACCGCACAGCCTTCCTCGACGACCTCGCCGAGTGGCTGCGCATCCCGTCCGTATCCGCCCAGCCGGAGCACGACGGGGACGTACGACGCAGTGCCGCCTGGCTGTCCGCCAAGCTGAAGGAGACCGGCTTCCCGGTCGCCGAGATCTGGGAGACGGACGGTGCGCCCGCCGTCTTCGCCGAGTGGCCGTCCGACGATCCGGACGCCCCCACGGTCCTTGTGTACGGGCATCACGACGTGCAGCCCGCCGCCCGCGAGGACGGCTGGGACACCGACCCGTTCGAGCCCGTGATCCGGGACGGCAGGGTGTACGGGCGCGGCGCGGCCGACGACAAGGGGCAGGTGTTCTTCCACACCCTCGGGGTCCGGGCGCACCTGGCGGCCACCGGCCGCACCACCCCCGCCGTACACCTCAAGCTCCTCGTCGAGGGCGAGGAGGAGTCCGGTTCCCCGCACTTCCGCGCCCTGGTCGAGCAGCGGGCCGCCCGCCTCGCCGCCGACGCCGTGATCGTCTCCGACACCGGCATGTGGGACGAGACGACCCCGACCGTCTGCACCGGCATGCGCGGCCTCGCCGAGTGCGAGATCGAGCTGCACGGCCCCGGCCAGGACATCCACTCCGGATCGTTCGGCGGCGCGGTCCCCAACCCCGCGACGGAGATCGCCCGGCTCGTCGCGGCACTGCACGACGCGGACGGCCGGGTCGCGGTCCCCGGTTTCTACGACGGCGTGGCCGAACTCACCGCCACCGAACGCACCCTCTTCGCCGAGCTGCCGTTCGACGAGGCGGCCTGGCTGCGCACCGCCAGGTCGCAGGCCGCGTCCGGCGAGGCGGGCTACTCCACGCTGGAGCGGATCTGGGCCCGCCCCACCGCCGAGGTCAACGGCATCGGCGGCGGCTACCAGGGCGCCGGAAGCAAGACGATCATCCCGTCCTCGGCACGGGTGAAGATCAGCTTCCGCCTGGTCGCGGGACAGGACCCGGCCCACGTCCAACAGGCCGTGCAGGCCTGGGCCGAGGCGCGGATCCCGGCCGGGGTCCGCCACCGGATCACCTTCCTCCCCGCGACCCGCCCCTGCCTCACCCCGCTGGACCACCCCGCCCTGCAGGCCGTGGCCCGCGCCATGGGACGAGCCTTCGGCCAGAAGATCCTCTTCACCCGCGAAGGAGGCTCGGGACCCGCCGCCGACCTGCAGGACGTCCTCGGCGCCCCCGTCCTCTTCCTGGGCATCTCCGTACCGTCCGACGGCTGGCACGCCCCCAACGAGAAGGTCGAACTCGACCTGCTGCTCAAAGGCGTGGAGACCACCGCCCATCTCTGGGGCGAACTGGCAGCCGCACTCCGCTGA
- the nudC gene encoding NAD(+) diphosphatase has product MSTFDNATADRPIGLTAPSGIDRAAHHRLDEAWLAAAWSHPTTRVFVVSGGQVLIDDTADGTELVTTPAFEAPVTETHRYFLGTDEDGVRYFALQKDSLPGRMDQSARPAGLREAGLLLGARDAGLMVHAVALENWQRLHRFCSRCGERTVIAAAGHIRRCQACGAEHYPRTDPAVIMLVTDDQDRALLGRQVHWPEGRFSTLAGFVEPGESIEQSVAREVFEEAGITVGEVEYIASQPWPFPSSLMLGFMARATTYEINVDGEEIEEARWFSREELTAAFESGEILPPFGISIAARLIEIWYGKPLPRPVRAS; this is encoded by the coding sequence GTGAGCACCTTCGACAACGCCACCGCAGACCGGCCCATCGGTCTGACCGCGCCCAGCGGCATCGACCGCGCCGCGCACCACCGCCTCGACGAGGCCTGGCTGGCCGCCGCGTGGAGCCACCCGACGACCCGGGTCTTCGTCGTCTCCGGCGGGCAGGTGCTGATCGACGACACCGCCGACGGGACCGAACTCGTGACGACCCCCGCCTTCGAGGCGCCCGTCACCGAGACCCACCGCTACTTCCTCGGCACCGACGAGGACGGCGTCCGCTACTTCGCTCTCCAGAAGGACTCGCTGCCAGGCCGCATGGACCAGTCGGCCCGTCCCGCCGGCCTGCGCGAGGCGGGCCTGCTCCTCGGCGCCCGTGACGCCGGTCTGATGGTGCACGCGGTGGCGCTGGAGAACTGGCAGCGGCTGCACCGCTTCTGCTCGCGCTGCGGCGAACGCACCGTGATCGCGGCCGCCGGACACATCCGCCGCTGCCAGGCCTGCGGCGCGGAGCACTACCCGCGTACCGACCCCGCGGTCATCATGCTGGTCACCGACGACCAGGACCGCGCCCTGCTGGGCCGCCAGGTCCACTGGCCCGAGGGCCGCTTCTCCACCCTGGCCGGTTTCGTCGAGCCGGGCGAATCGATCGAGCAGTCCGTGGCGCGCGAGGTGTTCGAGGAGGCGGGGATCACGGTCGGCGAGGTGGAGTACATCGCCAGCCAGCCCTGGCCCTTCCCGTCCAGCCTGATGCTCGGCTTCATGGCACGGGCCACGACGTACGAGATCAACGTCGACGGCGAGGAGATCGAGGAGGCTCGCTGGTTCTCCCGCGAGGAGCTGACCGCCGCCTTCGAATCGGGCGAGATCCTGCCCCCGTTCGGCATCTCGATCGCGGCCCGGCTGATCGAGATCTGGTACGGCAAGCCCCTCCCGAGGCCAGTACGGGCGAGCTGA
- a CDS encoding glutaredoxin family protein, with the protein MPGTVTMYSTTWCGYCRRLKGQMDREGIAYTEINIEHDPDSAAFVEKANGGNQTVPTLLVTPAGGGENVVMTNPSLAQVKQALAA; encoded by the coding sequence ATGCCGGGCACTGTGACGATGTACAGCACCACGTGGTGCGGCTACTGCCGTCGGCTCAAGGGCCAGATGGACCGCGAGGGCATCGCGTACACCGAGATCAACATCGAGCACGACCCGGACTCCGCGGCCTTCGTCGAGAAGGCGAATGGCGGAAACCAAACGGTTCCGACGCTTCTGGTGACTCCTGCCGGCGGTGGCGAGAACGTCGTCATGACGAACCCGAGCCTGGCCCAGGTGAAGCAGGCCCTCGCGGCCTGA